The region CACGAAACAAAAGTGCGTCGAGCGTGTGCGGGTTTGTCTGAATAGTGGAAGAAGGGAAGCATTTGATTGATTCTTTATTTCACGctgatgacattttatttcatgtacacgttattgttattttttttctgccctctTAGCTGCGAAGATTGACAAAATGGAGGAAAGAGTTCGCAGGCTTTGCTCCACGCCACACGGCACCCATGCGAACTAGCAGGGACAACACTCTGGGTAACGTGTAGCTTCGCGAGACAAAAGCCGCTTCCTCTTTTTGGACTTGTGGGGAGAGGCCGCTGTTGTCCCTGAAGCCAACAGTACACTCATCCATAAAGTAGGAAACACTACACTGTGGCGAGGAGTTTAGTAGTGCTTTCTACTTTATGGATGACTGCACTGTATATCTGGTGGGTCGTCTTCTTTCATCTGTCGTCGTCTTTTCTTCACCTGCGCATGAACACACAGTGAccaccccgcccctcccccccatcaCCCCGACCGACACTGTGGACACCATGCATGCAACCGCTTAACAGGCAACCTTCACTTCCCTGTCGACGGTCACTTCTTCACTTTTGCCTTTGAAATTTGTATTTGATGACTTGCTCATGAATTCCTCCCCCCGTCAGAAAAATGGCCATTTTTCGTGTCtccacctcccaaaaaaaaaaaaaggtcagccaCAGGAAGCGCTATCTTGAAGAAGCCATTTTGAATGGCGTGAGTAAGCTTTTCTGTCATATTCACAAGTTAtataccccaccccacccccccaaagaaaTATTCAGAACTTGCCGTTTACATCGAAATCAAACGGATACAAACACAGAGGggcatcattgaaaaaaaataacaggcacAGCCGTTTCATAGCAATAAAAAATCCACTTGAAAGAATCCCAGTAACACGTGTGTAAGCTTTAAAATGTAAGATTTGACGATTGTCATCTCACCATTGCTCAACAAGGCGGTCGATCatactcaactttttttttttcctccatgtgtTTGACGCGACGGTCTTCGCGCCAGCCTCGCAGGTGCCGTCGCTCGGCTCGAGAACTGATCGAAGAAGAAGTTGTCTCCTTTTGAACCCTCTTGGACCACGTGATGTAACCACAGGAAGAGGTCTAACAGTCACAGCCACTCTCCTTCTTCTCTTCCGTCTTGAACACTGTGCCTCCTACAGATGgttcgaagaagaaaaatgggcAGGCCATTCAGAATGTCATCTTCCCCCCCAGGCGTTTAAACACATAGCTCAGGTAGATGATATTCAATCTAATTTACCCACTAAACGTGAGAATTTCCTGGTATGTGTTCAGTTGGTGGGATTGTTAGTTGATGATCTATTACCTCAAGTTTTTCCAAAACATCTAAGCCAAATGAAGCCTGATTGTGCTCTGCTTGTAAATTATAGGATTTGTTGCGTATTTAATTGTATACTACAATAATAATTTACTCTTGAGACCTAAGAATAACAAAACTTGTGTTTGGTGTCACTGTGTGCAGTGGCTTTTTATTCCTCGATCACGCCGAAAACTTTGTTGCAGTTTTGCTCATTTCTGAGAGCcaaaatatcccaaactttGGATTTGGGAAAGCGTTCGAAGTGTCACACAAAGAGTGGAATTCGGACCCGATTACGTGAAATTTGAAGAGTCAAAGTCGATCTaccaaaaatacaaagtaacaacAGGGAACCGAAGATAAGGAAGAGAGACGACATTCTCACTGGTAGCAAAGCTTGACCTTCTGACATGTCACTGAGTAATCCTGAGTTTATGTCCTGTGAGACATCAAACCTGTCTGACAGAATAAAGGACAAAGCCTTAAACGATCACAGCAATTGCATCGCAACTAAAACATCAAGGAGGAACAAAGAACAAACAATTTCAGCAACAATTTCTTCTTAGCATAATGCTTTGTAAAATGCTACGCGACATGAATTAATAACCACGTCGGACAGGATTGAATAGAGCTTGTGTATTCAATTTTATTAGACTGCACTTTCTTACCGAATAGGCGCAAGAGCGAGAGTATGGTACACTCCAACGTATACTAAAGAAGTACAGTCGACCCCCGCATACTACTCACGGTTTGGCACCCATTGATTTTCATATTTGTGGAATTCTTTTACAGGATACTTATTTTAAATACTAAATGTAAGATTTTGATAttctgtgtgggtggggggctagTAACCATCCATTTAATATAATTTAATTGTTATATAGTTATATTTTAGTTACCTATTGAGCGTTTTTGTTCCTTATTTAACGTATTAGCAAAGTTGTTTTGATAGCATAAAAGTCAAGCTAACAATGCTAGCTAGCTCTTAAGATAAAGCTGTGAAGATGTAAATTAATACTTTTTCTTCTCCGTATTGCCACTCTGCTAGTTACAAAGGGAAACTATTTTGTTTTCagctgagggtttttttttttccgtaagcaaatttgtcatttttcgtCTGTTCCTTGCAGCGGCAACTACAATCAATGACTTACTTGAATTAATTGTTTAAAATTGAcgatacaaattacatttaactTTTGCTCTTACTTTTCTTCAGGACAGGATTTAAGTCCTACTCTTAGCAATGTGTGAGTTACTTCcggtagagagagagagcgagagagtgccatttctgacatttgctttttttttacatttccgcTTTTTGTAGGTGTCATGGCTAGCGTGTCCCAACATGTTAGGGGAAATGCTCACGACACAAAACACGTATCCCCTTTCCCACCAATGTTAATACTGTTTTGAGTCAGGACAAAGACGCTGGTGCTTGACAGTCAAATGCAGGTCTGTGAACGTCAATTGTCGCAGGCCACAAGCCAAAGTCATATGGCCAAGCCTTCTTTTTACTGGCAGCCCCAGTTGGGACTTAATGAAGAGACATCATTCTAGCAACCGGAGTTTTAAGAGAGAAAAAGTATTAGAAAGGAAAAGATGGCAGGAtaatgggtgggtggggtggttGATGGTGGGGGGCTCCACTGGTGCTACTCACTATtcatccattgtctgagacgcttatcctcaagagggtctcgggcgtgctggagcctatcccagctgacttcgggaaGTCGGTggagtgcaccctgaactgatcgccagccaattgtagtGATGCTACTATTGAATACAAAAGACGTGCTGCGGTTGTGAGTGCAACGtgttgtgcgtgcgcgcatatCTGTACCAGTGAGGAAGGGATCCTGGAGAGTAGCGTGAAGCTGAGGCCTTTCCTGAGGAGCCATAACTGCTTTTAGTGATAGACCTTATCTGGACCGGCAGCCAGCTCCCCCTTCCCTCCACCGCACTCCCTTGCATGTGCTCACTCAAGCGGCCATTTCGTATTAAATTCACGTGTGCCCTGAAGATGGCATTCGTTTTAAAAGGAAGTGAAATCCTCCTGAGCATGCACACTGTAGCGCTCAAGAGAGGAAGTCCTCATGAAACACGATGTGGGATTCTATTAATACTGTCCACCCTCCTCGTAAATGTCACCCCTTTCCTCCACCATGTTTCCGTTTTCCTtcacatttgtgatgatgaaacCGGTCAATGTAGATCATTGGAGACACGCCATAAGCAAGTGAGGTGCTTCAAACGAGACcctttgtttttgctgctcGGTATGATGCTAACATATCCAAATAAGGGCAAAAGCGACAGTTGCAACTACCAACGAGGCCGCGGTCTGCTCAAAAAAGAAGGCCACGCTCGGCTGCGCCAGGCAGAGTCGCGTCTGTCTTCCTGTTTGACAAGGCCTGCGGTCGAGGAAGTCTTGCAGCATGCAGCTCAGTTCTCGGTTTTGGTTTTGCTAAGACGCTCGCGTGGAATGACTTCACTCACATGAAGCTAAACGTACGGTGAAAACGGGGGTTGATTGCACTGGTTgacagcaaatttgaatcaTCTTTATGTGTCCCTTCACCCATTTGACCCCAAATTTTccccagacatttaaaagtcaaatcaggtgtcattggtaGCCCTTTTAAGTAATCAGTTATCAAAAAACATGCGAGCCTataaattaaatcattgttgtccttcacaaatgtgactgGTGGGATTAAAGGGgttaatttattttgatttcaaaaatgtctcaacttttttttcttgcacatcagtttttgttctttttatttttttgttaactttgacCTATTAAATGTTGCGCAATGTGGATTTTACGATGTTATGTAATATATAGCtctgacatttcagaaaaaaaaatcacctgtgCTGAATCTAACCCttccttaattcataaatatcacACTAAATATTACtacattacaattttttttgaaaacctgatgtgccacaaacaaaaattgcagtTTCCCAGTTaaggcaataataataataataatacagaaaaaaaatccttgcatctttgattaaaacagtttgttcatttttactcAAAAGGCACGTGAAAAAGTCACGTGAGACAAGGGATTTAATTAATTCACTTTGGTTTTGGAGTGAAAGGACCACATTCACCATTGAATAATGGTTcataatactgtatttaaattgaTTTCTGCAAAAATCAAGCAATTAGAAATGAACCAAAAGGACCTTTGTCAGCATAGTGATAGAGTGGCGACCACGTCTGTCTCAAAGTTCCGTGGTTCCAGGTTCGAATCTTGACTCCAGCTTGCCTTATAGTGTTTTCGTGTTGTTCCTGTGCTTCGGAGAAATTATTCTGGGTAATCCAGCTCCctctcgcattccaaaaatatgcatcttAGGTAAATTGAAGactataaattgtccataggcgtGAATGCCGCTTAGAGCTTTTGTAGCTggagaccagtccagggtgtacttgGTGCTCTCActcccaagtcagctgggattgacTCCAATTCCCCTGCAACGCGAATGTGGACAAGCGCGATAGAGAATAGATGGATGAGTAGATGTTTTTGAATTGTAGTGTCGTGAATAATTGACAACTAGGCAAGTGTGTAGCCAATTTCTCACCCAAAAGCCATCTGCGCTTCGGCCCGAGCTCACCTGCGAACAGAATGAGGAAAAAGCGCTGTAGAAAACAACCTTCTAAGGATGAAAGTATTAACACAACCCCATCTGCTATAATGGGTGCAGCAGTAGAAATGTTATGTCTTAAAATGATCCTCTTGGCATTattgaaacatttaaaaattttatttgacACTACACTCACCAACGAAAACATTAGCTTGACGTATATTCCACAAAGAGTTGGTCGAtcgaatcatttttttaaaactaaatgTTATGTTTACTCGGAATTTTGtgatatttaaatgtatttgatgGTCCTAAACATTTAAGTGgggaaactgcaaaaaaaatgcactatAGTCTGGTGGTGATTCTAATTTACTCACTGATTGTAGCGGAAGTGGCAAAACcagataacacaacacataaagcCAGTAAAACACACTTTAAGCATGAAGCAGACAGTGTGGTTTGCATATAGAAGTATAAATTAGTTTTAAAAATCGTGTTATGTGTTATGGACTCCTTTCACTATTAATATAATGTTTCGAAACTGTTACTGAAGGTGGAACTGCAAAAAACGTGAGGCTTAATTCAAACTCTCGCCTTTTAATGTATTTAGTTTTCACCGTGTTGCAATATATTACATGTTCGGGACTGTGAAAGGCTTTGACTTTGTGATAGTAGAGCGCCACAGTTTGTTAATCCGTTCAACACATTTCTTATCAAGAACTGCGAGAGTGGGGCGGTGTAACTTTCCTGCCCTTGTTTTACATGTTCATCTGAATTCATCAAGTTAGAATGAAAACACCACTACGAATGTcaacaataaacaaatacagtaagaTCCGTGGTCTACACCTGAAAAGTGCCACATTCCCCTGACAGTAATGTCATTACGTCCAAAACCTCCATATAGTATGTTATTTGGACGCTTGTTAAAAAGATTGGGAATATAGGTGGGATATGCGTGGTTGTTGACAGCCAAAGGTCGGTTGTTGATTGACGCCAGGAAATCAGTCTTGGGGTTCCCCCTGTTGGGATTATATGGTACTGCAAAAAGGTCCGATCGTTCAGGCAAgacacaaattgcattgtattatttttagcGACAGGGGCATTATGGTTTTCACAGTAGCAAAAAACCATCTCAATTAGTTACTATCGATCTTCCTGCAGCAACACacttaattcaaatgatcaggatcattctcCAGCTTTTCCACAGACCTTGCTGATTGAAATTCTGTTTAGAGCATAAAAATATTGTCATAATGATTATGACCatttccgggttgagtgaacgctggcgcgttttggctgccgctgctcaacccgtaatgttttgtgttttttgttattgtaaagtgtccttggctgtctggaaaggtgcttataaataaaatgtattattattactgatCATCTGacccaggtgtgttgcaacatggAGAAATAGAAAACAGGAAGGATAGCTGCCCTCGACGAACAGGATTGAAGACTCATGGATGTGATGATTTCACCCACTCAAAGGTAAAGGACACTCATGATTGTTCAGGTAGGGGGCTGCTCACATGATAAAAAATAGTTTTACATACCGATTTATATGGTATTGTAGTATAAAGTTGTTTGTGTTCAAGTGCAGAATGTCATGTAGTCTTCGGTGCTCTTTGCACTTAAAGCTACCAAGAAAATTGGCGTAACTAAATAAAACAGGACATTTACAGATTTATTCTTGATgactacaaaatgaaaatgcacaggcaaatgaaaatttaaaaaagtaattaagtctttttgtacaaatatttttgttgcttcTGAACAATGGAGCTGTAAAACTTTGGAAGCTTTGACGTTAGGACTTCACTGCAGTGTCTCTGGATTTGTAGATCACTCCTCTGCTTTTCAGCTCTCTCACCACACCTACAGAAGCAGAAAAGAGTTGAGAATGACTATTATAGACTGAAGGTGACTGTAGAACACAATTAAGGGAACCTGGTAAAGATCACAATATGGAGAACAAAATCATTGATATGGGGCTATACCTGGAGGTAGTCTGCCAGTCACCGACACTGCATATACACCTGGTTTGAATGTGCCTGTTGCATAAAGTAGAAAAGATTCAATGAAAAATTCACTTGTCAACAAAGCATTTAAGCATGTAAGTGGAACAAGACAGTAACCGTATAAGCTTATTTTACAGTACATTATCTAGACCTATGTACAGATGTCTCTTCTTACCTATTCGCTGCCATTTTGCTACCCAGCTGTCCTCAGGACTCATCTGGGCAATCACACTGTGGAAATAAACATAACAATAGTAAAAACGTATTGTCCTTCAAGCGAATTACTTTTCACAGATAGACAGGTTAGTATTTACCCATCAAATGAAGAACTGGTGCATTCATAAACCATCTCTCTATTCCCCTTCATTTGAAGGAACGACTCGCAGTTGTCACAGCCATCATATTCAAACTGGTCAATGGTCTAAAAGAGAAACAGATTTGGTCATATTGCTGTAATTAAGCAAATTTGCACTGCGCCCTCACTAAAACAGTCAATCTGCTAGAACACGTAAACGTGCAAGCACGTATTTTTACGATTGTTtatcaatgacaacaaaaaaacgcagGCTGTGTCCAGCAAAATGGCGACAAGTTAGCAGCACGGCTATCGTTTCTTTTGTCAGAATTTGATTTACCTTCACTAAAGAGCAAAGCAGACATGCTCGTAAATGGCGAAGGTCTTTAGGAACTGTTTCCAGTGCCATTATGCTCTCTTCCTTATGAAAATAGGTCAGAATCCCCGGTCCAAACAAACTGGTTTGTGGTTACGAAGCTGGTCTCATGCTTATTACGTCATTGCCAGCAATGAGACGAGAGCCCACAAAGGACCCTTATTTAGACATGCTTTGTGAAGTGCCTGTTTAAAAATCGACACACCCGAACATgacctgtactgtattttaaatgaCGAGACAATaacatgattaaaaataaccaaacaaCAATATTTGCTTGATTCAACCACgccttttttgttgaatttatacacgaaacaaaaatacaaacgcaACACTTTTGTCTTCTCCATTTTTCTTGAGGACGCTAATATCAAAGAACAGAACAGAAAAGGCAATTTCCCTCAACATTGTCCAAATCTATGTTGGTGAGCATTTCtcctttgtcaaaatgatcCCTCCCTACTCATTTGGTGTGTCATTTCAAGACGCTGTTGAGACAGCAAGATtattgcacaggtgtgccttcgcaataatggtgaaaaaaaaaccctctgaaATGTGCAGTTTTGGTTTAATTGTGGGGTTTACGGGGGTCACAAAAACGGTGTCTCGTGGTAGCATAATTTCCCTCACGCAGTGCAATACATCCCCTTCGCAGAGTCGGCCAGGTTATTGGCTGTCGCCTGTGGAATGTTGGttcactcctcctcctcaatgGCTGTGCGAAGTTGTTGGATATTTACAGGAATCAGAACACGCAGTCGTATACGCCAATCCAGAACACCCCAAAACGTGCTTCATTAGTGACATGCCGGTCACTATGCTGGTCATGCAAGAACGGTGATGTTTTCAGCTTCAATAAATTGCGTACAGAACCTTGAACATGGAACATATACATATATTCGATTCAATCtcatttgaattatttgttCAATTAAACGAATTGTAACAACCGTGAttgagatttgtttttgtttttttgtacagtcgagccactagagggagccattTACCTGATTTGATTCATCTCGTTCCGGTGTGTGCAGCCTGATACGCCCTGGAAAGCGTTGGTGCAGTTGCCTTCAAGTCCACTCGGAAAACACAGGTATTTTTAAGCAGCTCGACATCTACAGGCGACAATCGAGAACGTTATGGATTTGTTGCATTTTGTCAACCGTGGTGTCTGATtccattctaaaaaaaatccattcttaTCGGTTCTATTTTTGATTTAGCTACAAATCATCGCTTATGTCTAACTGGCCCTGAATGCAGCAAGCCAAGTGAGCAGGTAGCGGCTGTAAATGAGATTCCCCCGGTGGCGCGGAGAGAGCGACAAGCACACGAGAGAGTTGATGAGTGGGACGGTGTCTTTGCGGACGCTTGTGTTGTGAACTGTACGTGCCGTCTCTCAAGTTGACCGACTTCCGCACGCTGCGGTGCTTCTTTCTATGGCACCCGCTGATGACCGACTTGGGAGGAACGTATCCACTTTCGCAGAAGTCATTCAAAGCGCGAATTGACTTGGGAATAACTTTGAACTGACgaacggaaggaaggaaggaaacgaGCCAACGGACGGACTTTACGCAAGTGTGTCCGCGATAATTAAATTCTTTTGGGAACAACAATGTTCGCGCGGTTGAGGTCGTAAACATGTTACTTAACCGTTTGGCTCGGCTGTGATCTAGCCGCCACGGCTGAGGCAACCTGAAACGGGCCGTCTTTGAAGTTCAACTTGTCTCTTCCGCGTGCGTGAACAAGTGCGTGTGAAAGTGCACGAGTGCGTGCGCGTATgcgaatgagtgtgtgtgtgtgtgtctgtcggtGCGGGGTGAAAAATGTGGCGCCCTCGGGACTCGCTATCTGGGGACGCCGCTTGTCAACTCTCAACGCGGTTTTGGTAAAGGTGCAGCGAGTGACGTTGTggattattatgatgattagaTCAACCTCATTGCTATCAAGGAGAAGTGAAGTTAAATGAAATTCGACTCGTGCGTGGATAGGTGCTGGGCTTTTCTTCGCGCGCGGACACGTGCGGAGACTTATTGGTGGCAACTCGGAGCAtgaatttcaactttttttttcatttttataatttttattttttctttggatATGCAGCTGAATGCACGCTTGATTATTAACTCTGAATGGAAGGACCGGGACGTTCACGCGTGAGCTTGGATTGTGGTgcctaaagaagcacaagaagaaaaaaaagagaaaaaagcttCCGACTTGTTTTCCTGCTGCCTGCTTTGAAGTCCACCATGTGCGGCCGGGCTCCGCCGCTTCAGCCGAGGCCATGACCGTCCCCCCGTGGCGCCTGGCCGGGCTCTGGCCGTGGCTGCTGATGACGGCCCTGCAGGTGGTGCTGGGCCAGCCGGGCCCGGAATCCGAGCGGCCGGCCCTACGAGCGCTCATCAAGGTGACGCTGCTGAAGCACGAGCCGACTGGGCGTCCCATCACTCTGGAGGGGGTGTTCGTGGGAGGAAGCGCCGGCGACGCGGAGGGGAAACTCATGCAGGTAAAGACATCACTCACAAAAACATTCTCCAGTCTTTCCCAACCTTTCTTGCGCCAaagtacatattttacattcgCAAAATCACTGCCTTATTATTCTTGAAATAAGGACCATCTTGTCTCAACTCATGAACACTGGAATGGTTgatttaaacactttttttgtctgttttgtgaATGGCAAGTTGAAtcggggtcaccaacgtggtgggCACAGGCACCAGGTCGCCACCAAGGACCACAGGAGTAGCCCTGGGGCCtgctctaaaaatagctcagtcACCAGTGATGGGGACATTGTGTTTTCCGAGGAGTGTTGTATTAGTATACTTGCAGAGATTCTTAGAAATAACGTTGCACATCGATTCCATTCCTTGTAAAATCATTGTTGTCAATTACAGTGACAAGTCATTAAtatgatcagtgtcttcaaaTCGCTGAATTATAATAGCATAAAATAGAAGGTCATTTGAACAGATTATTATTTTAGATGTGTATCGAACTGTTGGCCCTTCATGTTTGCGGTAGCCCTTATTTtccaaaaggttggtgaccccggGGTTAAATGACCCCTATTGAATTGTTCTACCTGACACTCCACATTTCTGACagataaatgaacaaaaatatatctgTGGTACATCAGAGTGTGAAGAAGGAGACAATGGTGGTGCTTTTGAGTGCCTTGAACGTGGAGAAGCATTGTACGCGCTTCTAATGTACCACAAGACGCTGATTTGTGAATCATTGCAATAATTTAG is a window of Hippocampus zosterae strain Florida chromosome 16, ASM2543408v3, whole genome shotgun sequence DNA encoding:
- the supt4h1 gene encoding transcription elongation factor SPT4 yields the protein MALETVPKDLRHLRACLLCSLVKTIDQFEYDGCDNCESFLQMKGNREMVYECTSSSFDGVIAQMSPEDSWVAKWQRIGTFKPGVYAVSVTGRLPPGVVRELKSRGVIYKSRDTAVKS